The DNA region GTCCTTCTCCGCGAAGGTGGCTCCATTCCCATCGTGAACACTTTCAGCCGCGAACTCGGCGTGGACGTGTTGTTGCTCGGACTCGCCTTGCCCGACGACAACCTGCATTCCCCGAACGAAAAGTTCGATTTGGAGAACTACTATCGCGGTTCGGTGCTGAGCGCCGAGTTATGGCCGGAATTGGCCATCAGCACAAAAGGATGAATGTATGCTGATCATTCAGGTCCAAGTGCGGGTGAAATCGGAACATGTGGATGCCTTTCGCGCCGCGACAGTCGCCAATGCCCGGGAAAGCGTGCGGGAAGCCGGCATTGCGCGCTTTGATGTGCTGCAAGACCTCACTGATCCCACTCGGTTCCTGCTGGTCGAGGTGTACCGGAATCCCGAGGCGCCCGGGCGGCACAAGGAAACGGCGCACTACGCCCTTTGGCGTGACACCGTGGCGCCGATGATGGCCGAGCCGCGTTCCAGCGTGAAGCTGACCAGCGTGTTTCCCGACGACGGCGGCTGGTGAACGTGGAAACGGCATGCCGCTGAGTTTCGAATTCGCCACCGCGCATCGAGTCCTCTTCGGCGCGGGCCGGCTCAAAGATGTCCCCGCCTTCGTCCGATCACTCGGATCATCCGTCCTGGTGATGACGGGCTCGAGTCCGCAGCGGGCCGCGGGACTTTTGCAAGGACTGCGCGAAACGGGACTCGAACTCCGCACTCAGCAAATTTGCGGGGAACCACGGGTGGAAGACGTGGAGGAAGGAGCGGCCACGCTCCGGCGGTTGCAGTTCCCTGTCGTGGTGGGATTTGGCGGAGGCAGCGTGCTGGACGCGGCCAAGGCGGTCTCCATCATGGCGAAGCAAGAGGGAACGGTTCTCGATTTCCTGGAGGTGGTTGGGCGAGGGCGCGGTTTGCGGGACGAATCGCTGCCTTGCGTGGCCATCCCCACGACCGCGGGCACGGGAACCGAAGTCACTCGCAATGCGGTGATCACATCCGAGGAGCACCGGGTCAAAGCGAGTTTGCGCAGTCCGGCGATGCTGCCCCGGCTCGCCTTGGTGGATCCCACTCTGTGTTTCGGACTGCCTCGTCCGATCCTGGCTGCCACCGGCATGGATGCCCTGACGCAATTGATCGAACCTTTCGTGTCCTG from Verrucomicrobiota bacterium includes:
- a CDS encoding iron-containing alcohol dehydrogenase, translating into MPLSFEFATAHRVLFGAGRLKDVPAFVRSLGSSVLVMTGSSPQRAAGLLQGLRETGLELRTQQICGEPRVEDVEEGAATLRRLQFPVVVGFGGGSVLDAAKAVSIMAKQEGTVLDFLEVVGRGRGLRDESLPCVAIPTTAGTGTEVTRNAVITSEEHRVKASLRSPAMLPRLALVDPTLCFGLPRPILAATGMDALTQLIEPFVSCRANPTVDALCREGMARSARSLTQAWDQPDDLEAREDLSLASLHSGWALANAGLGAVHGIAAPLGGMFKAPHGAVCAALLAPVMRMNWNALRTRAPGHPSIEKYRQVAVLLTGNAVAGAEEGMAWVEDLARRFEIPGLRHYGVRSDDFEGVAEAAQKASSMKANPIALETRELMEVLERVW
- a CDS encoding antibiotic biosynthesis monooxygenase; translated protein: MLIIQVQVRVKSEHVDAFRAATVANARESVREAGIARFDVLQDLTDPTRFLLVEVYRNPEAPGRHKETAHYALWRDTVAPMMAEPRSSVKLTSVFPDDGGW